One part of the Paenibacillus sp. genome encodes these proteins:
- a CDS encoding serine protease: MIKRTRTIWLAAALAMLLAPGLFLLDRAAADEPPRYDAEAVYERSHQAVFYVRALRANGTVAATGTGAVIGSNGTAVTAYHVVEGAERLQAVFPDGTTAESIQVIASSVENDAAVLKLPSRKEGYSALTLRQGAVKHGEKMFAIGYPLKNTPIVTEGIVNSPKAEINGKSRILTSAQIANGMSGGPLIDEEGRLAGVISGSLRTMGNIHLVVPASAVQTLLK, translated from the coding sequence ATGATCAAGAGGACGCGAACGATATGGCTCGCGGCGGCGCTGGCGATGCTGCTGGCGCCCGGGCTTTTCCTCCTCGACCGCGCCGCGGCGGACGAACCGCCGCGGTACGACGCGGAGGCGGTCTACGAGCGATCGCATCAAGCGGTGTTCTACGTGCGGGCGCTGCGCGCCAACGGAACGGTGGCGGCGACGGGCACGGGCGCTGTGATCGGCTCGAACGGCACCGCGGTTACCGCTTATCATGTGGTAGAAGGCGCGGAACGGCTGCAGGCCGTCTTCCCGGACGGCACGACGGCGGAATCGATTCAAGTGATCGCTTCGTCGGTCGAGAACGATGCGGCCGTATTAAAGCTTCCTTCCCGCAAGGAGGGGTATTCGGCGCTAACGCTTCGGCAGGGCGCCGTCAAGCACGGCGAGAAAATGTTTGCGATCGGCTATCCGCTCAAAAACACGCCGATCGTCACGGAAGGCATCGTCAATTCGCCGAAAGCGGAGATCAACGGGAAAAGCCGGATCCTCACGTCCGCGCAAATCGCGAACGGCATGTCCGGCGGACCGCTGATCGACGAGGAGGGGCGGCTTGCGGGCGTCATCTCCGGCTCGCTCCGGACGATGGGGAACATTCACCTCGTCGTTCCGGCGAGCGCGGTGCAAACGCTGTTGAAATAA